The genomic stretch TCTGAAGGTTATGAGAAGTCTGATTGGGTGCTGCTTGATTATGGAGATATAGTAGTGCATGTATTCACAGAAGAGCAGAGACTATTTTATGAGCTAGAGAGATTGTGGTCTGACCTTCCTTTAGAGCATATTGAGGCAGCTTAATAATTAACTTTTCATTGTTATGTTAAATATAGAAGATAGATTAAAAGAATATCTGGTTGAGATTGCAGCTGGCTGGGGTATTGGCGATTTGGATCTTGAGGTTGGTACTCCTCGCTCTAGGGAGTATGGGGATCTCTCAACCAATATAGCCTTGAAACTATCTAAACCTTTAAAAAAGAGCCCCAAAGATATAGCAGCCAGCATACTACCAAAGCTTAAAGAAGATTTTAAGGATGTTTTTGATAACATCGAGATTGTAGAGCCGGGATTTATAAACTTCTATTTCTCAACGGAGTATCTTTATGGATTTTTAGGGGACATATTAAAAGATGAGAGAGTGTTTTTAAATAATATAGGGAAAGGTAAGAAGGTCCTTATTGAGTTTGTATCTGCGAATCCAACAGGTCCGCTTTCCATCGCTCACGGGAGACAGGCAGCTATAGGCGCTGCATTAGCCAGGATACTTAGCTCTTCGGGTTACAGGGTAGATAGAGAGTATTATGTCAACGATGAGGGTAATCAGATAAATCTTCTGGGCGAGTCTTTACGGGTAAGGTGTTTAGAGCTTCTTGGAAAAGAATCGGAGCTACCTGGTGAAGGTTATCAAGGTGAATATTTAATTGATGTAGCAGAAAAGATAGTGAAGGATGAGAAACTAAGCATAGAAGAGATAGAAAACAGAGAGCTGAATTATTTCTCTGAGTATGCCCTTGAATGGATTCTATCTGGGATTAAAGGTTCTCTTTCTGATTTTGGGGTCGATTTTGAAGGCTGGGTCTCACAGAGAGATATTGCTGCCAAGAGCTCTATGGAAGATGTTATAACCAAGCTTAAGTCTAAGGGTCATATATATGAGCAGAATAAAGCATTATGGTTTAAATCCAGCGATTTTGGCGATAGTCAGGATAGAGTTGTTATTAAACATGATGGAAGTTACACTTATTTTATTGCTGATATTGCCTACCATCTGGATAAATACAAGAGAGATTATGATCTTCTAATAGATATTTGGGGCCCCGATCATCATGGTTATATCAAAAGAGTCGAAGCTGCCTTAGATGCTTTAGGTTATGAGGCAAGGAGACTAAAAGTTTTGATTGTTCAGCTAGCTACGCTATATAGAGACGGCAAGCCTATTAAGCTCTCGACTAGGCGCAATGAGACTATAACCCTAGATGAGGTTCTATCTGAGATTGGTTCTGACGCAACGCTCTTTTTTCTTTTGAACAGAAAACTGGATAGTCATCTTGATTTTGACTTAGAGTTTGCTAAAAAGAAGACCATGGATAACCCTGTATATTATATTCAATATGCACATGCTAGAATCTCAAGTATTATAAGTTTTGCGCAGCAGAATAACATAGATTTAAGAGAGCCTCTATCTTCTGATATAACAGCTAGCTTAAGAGAGTCAGAGGAAAAAGATATCTTGCGCAGCTTGGTGCAGTTTTCTAGAATAATAAAGATAGCTGCTCTTACAATGGAGCCTTCTTTTATTGCGGCATATCTATACGAGCTCGCTCAGCAGTTTCACGGTTTTTATAATAAACATAGAGTTGTTACAGATTCTGCTGCATTGACAAAAGCGCGGCTCTATGTCTGTTCTGCAATCCAAATTGTGCTAAAGAAAGGATTAGGATTGCTCGGGATATCTGCTCCCGATAGCATGTAGCATGTTTAAGACTCTTAAAATATATCTTGGCGAAAGAGTAGATTATAAGAGTTTAGTCAAAAGTTTTAGCGAATTAGGCTATAGAAGAGTAAGCAGCTTAGGCGCTCGAGACGAGTTCTCTTTAAAAGGGTCT from Candidatus Kaelpia aquatica encodes the following:
- the argS gene encoding arginine--tRNA ligase, with protein sequence MLNIEDRLKEYLVEIAAGWGIGDLDLEVGTPRSREYGDLSTNIALKLSKPLKKSPKDIAASILPKLKEDFKDVFDNIEIVEPGFINFYFSTEYLYGFLGDILKDERVFLNNIGKGKKVLIEFVSANPTGPLSIAHGRQAAIGAALARILSSSGYRVDREYYVNDEGNQINLLGESLRVRCLELLGKESELPGEGYQGEYLIDVAEKIVKDEKLSIEEIENRELNYFSEYALEWILSGIKGSLSDFGVDFEGWVSQRDIAAKSSMEDVITKLKSKGHIYEQNKALWFKSSDFGDSQDRVVIKHDGSYTYFIADIAYHLDKYKRDYDLLIDIWGPDHHGYIKRVEAALDALGYEARRLKVLIVQLATLYRDGKPIKLSTRRNETITLDEVLSEIGSDATLFFLLNRKLDSHLDFDLEFAKKKTMDNPVYYIQYAHARISSIISFAQQNNIDLREPLSSDITASLRESEEKDILRSLVQFSRIIKIAALTMEPSFIAAYLYELAQQFHGFYNKHRVVTDSAALTKARLYVCSAIQIVLKKGLGLLGISAPDSM